The following coding sequences are from one Salvia hispanica cultivar TCC Black 2014 chromosome 3, UniMelb_Shisp_WGS_1.0, whole genome shotgun sequence window:
- the LOC125210514 gene encoding protein WUSCHEL-like, producing MEQQQQVGGNGGNGGNEEQGGGGKTTSFVCRQSSTRWTPTSDQIRILKDLYYNSGVRSPTAEQIQRISAKLRQYGKIEGKNVFYWFQNHKARERQKKRFTSDHHHHLPIYSNFPNNINPGSSSAAGLLNGYGSVAMENSFRECSITPNANVGGQNLAWFGVDPYPSPYPFLEMSRSINDQTLLQTTEEEASEIETLPLFPMHGDAKQDWHHRGEDAIAAGSLELSLNPYAAGFRH from the exons atGGAACAGCAGCAGCAGGTAGGTGGAAATGgaggaaatggaggaaatGAAGAGCAAGGTGGAGGCGGTAAAACGACGAGCTTCGTGTGCAGACAGAGCAGTACGAGGTGGACACCGACAAGCGACCAGATCAGAATCTTGAAGGATCTTTATTACAACAGCGGGGTCAGGTCTCCCACAGCCGAGCAGATTCAGCGAATCTCCGCCAAGCTGAGGCAGTACGGCAAGATCGAGGGCAAAAACGTCTTTTACTGGTTCCAGAATCACAAGGCCCGCGAGCGTCAGAAGAAGCGCTTCACCTCcgatcatcatcatcatcttcccATTTACTCCAACTTCCCTAACAATATCAACCCTG GGTCTTCCTCTGCTGCTGGCTTGCTCAATGGCTATGGATCTGTGGCCATGGAGAATAGCTTTAGA GAATGCTCCATAACACCAAATGCAAATGTGGGAGGGCAGAATTTGGCATGGTTTGGGGTTGATCCCTATCCTTCGCCCTACCCTTTTCTTGAAATGTCAAGAAGCATCAACGACCAAACCCTACTTCAAACCACGGAGGAGGAGGCCTCGGAGATCGAGACCCTCCCCCTCTTCCCAATGCACGGCGACGCCAAGCAAGACTGGCACCACCGCGGCGAAGATGCCATCGCCGCCGGTTCGTTGGAGCTCAGCCTCAACCCCTACGCCGCCGGATTCCGTCACTAA